A single genomic interval of Antechinus flavipes isolate AdamAnt ecotype Samford, QLD, Australia chromosome 1, AdamAnt_v2, whole genome shotgun sequence harbors:
- the ACTL7A gene encoding actin-like protein 7A codes for MAFTRTWAPQVAIIGEGPAKRALLVKATEQFSKEPESFQVASLTEGPAKKALLINNKKKPEENALSTLVKEKPKRVKKTKAVVVDIGTGYCKCGYAGEPRPSHIISTTVGKPYMETAKTGDNRKETFIGHELLYPDIRLKLVNPLRHGIIVDWDSVQDIWEYLFLHEMKIPTEEHAVLVSDPPLGPYTNREKYAEMLFETFNTPAMHIAYQSRLSMYSYGKTSGLVVEVGHGVSYVVPIFEGYPLPSITGRLDYAGSDLTTYLMTLMNQSGKQFSEDQTNIVEDIKKKHCFMAPDPVPESSSVKDDAIIYQLPDGEEIILGQERFLCSEMFFKPSLIKSMQLGLHTQTMTCLNKCDVALKRDLMNNILLCGGTTMLNGFPARFQKELSKICPNDTPTVSVLPERDTSVWTGGSILASLQGFQSLWVQRSEYQEHGPFFLYRRCF; via the coding sequence atggcATTTACAAGGACATGGGCTCCACAGGTAGCGATTATAGGGGAAGGTCCAGCAAAGAGAGCTCTACTTGTTAAAGCAACtgaacaattttcaaaggaaCCCGAATCTTTCCAGGTTGCCTCCTTGACAGAAGGTCCCGCAAAAAAGGCACTGCTTATCAACAACAAGAAGAAACCCGAAGAAAATGCCCTTTCTACATTAGTTAAGGAGAAACCCAAAAGAGTCAAAAAAACTAAAGCAGTGGTTGTTGACATCGGCACGGGCTACTGTAAATGTGGCTACGCTGGAGAGCCCAGGCCTAGTCATATAATTTCAACTACAGTAGGGAAACCTTACATGGAGACCGCCAAAACCGGAGACAACCGAAAAGAAACGTTTATTGGTCACGAGCTCCTCTACCCCGATATCCGCCTTAAATTAGTCAATCCCCTGAGACATGGCATCATTGTGGACTGGGATTCGGTGCAGGATATCTGGGAATATCTTTTTCTGCACGAGATGAAGATCCCTACCGAGGAACATGCTGTTTTGGTGTCAGATCCTCCCCTAGGCCCGTATACCAACAGGGAGAAGTATGCAGAGATGCTCTTTGAAACCTTCAACACTCCAGCAATGCACATAGCCTATCAATCTCGACTGTCCATGTACTCTTATGGAAAGACATCAGGTCTGGTCGTAGAAGTCGGCCATGGTGTTTCCTACGTGGTCCCCATCTTTGAGGGGTATCCTTTGCCGAGCATCACAGGCAGGCTGGACTACGCTGGCTCTGACCTCACCACCTACCTGATGACGCTGATGAATCAATCTGGtaagcaattttcagaagacCAAACGAACATTGTGGAAGACATCAAGAAGAAACACTGCTTTATGGCTCCTGATCCTGTCCCAGAGAGCTCCTCTGTGAAAGATGACGCAATTATCTACCAGCTTCCAGATGGAGAAGAGATTATTCTTGGCCAAGAACGTTTCCTGTGTTCTGAGATGTTCTTCAAGCCTTCCCTTATCAAATCCATGCAGCTGGGCCTTCATACCCAGACCATGACCTGCCTCAACAAGTGTGACGTTGCCCTCAAAAGGGACCTCATGAACAACATTCTGTTGTGCGGGGGCACGACCATGTTGAATGGCTTTCCCGCCCGTTTTCAGAAGGAGCTGTCTAAGATATGCCCGAATGACACCCCCACAGTGAGTGTGTTACCTGAAAGGGACACTTCGGTGTGGACGGGGGGGTCCATCCTGGCCTCCCTTCAGGGATTTCAGTCCCTCTGGGTCCAGCGGTCAGAATACCAGGAACATGGGCCTTTCTTCTTATACAGGAGATGTTTCTGA